From the genome of Campylobacter concisus:
GCCCTTACCGAAAATCAGCTCGCCCTCGTCGTTTTCTATCCAAGTTTTGGTTTTTACTCTCATCTTTTTTCCTTTCTTCTCCTTAAAACACCCCAGCTGGCAGTATTTTACGTCGATTTTATAGTCTTTTAGCGTCGAGCGGATCGTCTTTAGCCCCACGCCCGCAGCTGCGTCTCTAGCGTCTTTGCACAGTATTCTGCCCTTTTCGTCGGTCATTTGCTTTAGCTGCGTCATCACGGTGTATTTGCCGCGTCCGTTTTCCAGTCCGCCAAACTGCCCCAGCTCGCAGTTGTCGATCTTTACGCCCATTTTTTCGACCTCGTCGCTAACCTCGCCGATCTCTACGCCTAGCTTTGCAGCGATCTTAAACGCCGCTCCGCAGTCCAGCCTGCCATTTGGATTTAGCAGTTTTTCGATCAGTTCTCGGATTTGCTCACTCACGGATTCTCTCCGCGCCGCTATATACGTTTATGTTTTCGCCGCGCGCAAAGCCGCACAGCGTGAGGTTAAATTTACGCGCTATCACGACGCCAAGGCTAGTCGGAGCCGTGCGCGAGACGAGTACGGGGATGCCGTGCATGACGGCCTTTGCGACCATCTCGGAGCTGAGCCTGCCACTCACCATCAAAAACGAATTTTGTAGCTGCGAGCCTGCCAGTACCGCTTTGCCGACGGCTTTATCTATGGTGTTGTGCTGAGCGATATCCTCGCCGATAAAAAACTGCTCGCCGCTAACAAAAAGCTTGGCCGTGTGCACGCAGCCCGTCATCTCGTATAGCTCGCACTGCGTGTAAAACTGCCCCATCTGGCGTAAAATTTCGTCTTTGTTAAATTTGACGTCGGCCTTTATAGCGCGCGCTGCCATAGCCTCAGGGTCGATGTTTGCCGTCGAGCTGCGCCCGCAGCCGCTGATTATCACCTTTTCCTCGTCAAACTGCTCGAGGCGCTTTTCGTTGATTTTAGCCTTTACCCGCACGCTTAAAGCATCCTCTGAAAGCTCTATACTCTCGATATCCTCAGGGCTTGCGATCAAATTTTCGCTGATGAGATAGCCTGCAGCTAGTGCCTCCTGATCGGTCGGAGTTGCCATGAGCGCGCCGAAACGCTTGCCGTTTATGTAGATCTCAAGCTTGATCTCGCGCACCAAAATATCATCAACGACGCTTTTTTGCGCGCCTTTAAATTTGGTGATTTGGGTCGTAAAAATAGGTTGCATGATTTTCCTTAATTTTTGCGAAATGATAGCTTGAAAATCTAAATTTAAGATTTGATTGTAGTGAAATCTTGCTTAAATCAAGAAAAAACTTAAACTATTTTTAGTACGATTTTATCGGTATCTGATGATGATTTATATATGCAAATTTAGCATATATCTTAAGATATTTTTTGACTAAGATTTTATCATTATCTATTATTTGTATAAGAAATAAAAGAATAGTAAAAAATATTATAAGGCTAGAATTGGATCGCACATAACTTGCTGTATATAGGTTAAATCTTGAAAAATTATAAATATAATTTGCAGCCTGACGTAAGACCGAGAAGGAAATTTATATTATAGAGTCAAATTAAAAAAACTAATTTTTGTCAAGCTGTATTTTACTGTTATATAGTCCGTGCACGACTCAAACACGCCGACCGTATATAAAAAGCCCTTAATTATATTCATTAAGGGCTTTTTATATGAAAACTTAGACATTTTGCCGATGAAAAATCATTTTCGAGCGATAAGGTTTCGTCTAAGTTTTTATATTTTTCTTTTTGCCTAGACAAAGAAAAATATCGGCCGTCTGCCAAGACCTTACAGCAAACTCATTTGAGTTTGCTAAGTAAGTACTAACATATTGTCTTATGTAAGGGTTGTTTATTCTTGATGTTTTGATAAATGATATTAAGTTCTAAGACTATACGATGGAATTAGAAGCTGTTATTTTTTATTAAGTTAAAGTAAATTTTGGTTTATAGGGAAATTTACTTTTGTTTTTTTATTTGGCATTTTAGCGCAAATTTTAAAAATTGAGATTTTGTTGGTTTTTATATAGCATAAATAAAGATTAAAGTAGAGATTGTTTTTTGAGCAAGAAATAAAAATCAAAAAGAAGAGTATTTTTGTGCGGGATTAAGATTATTTAATAAAACAAGCGTCGCTATAATATAGCTGTATTAGTTTTCGCAGTCGTATTAACCCCTCGATTTAGTTGCGTTTTGAATATGCCCATGTTATAAGAGCCTTATTTTTCCAAATCCTAACTATCGTATCCGCAAGAATCCCGTCTTGAGAATCGACAAAGCTTAATAATTTACGGCGAAGAGATAGATTTGCTTATCGTCGTGGATAAGCTTTTAACAGGCTTTGACGCGCAAAGAGCAAGCACGCTTTA
Proteins encoded in this window:
- a CDS encoding sufurtransferase FdhD, translated to MQPIFTTQITKFKGAQKSVVDDILVREIKLEIYINGKRFGALMATPTDQEALAAGYLISENLIASPEDIESIELSEDALSVRVKAKINEKRLEQFDEEKVIISGCGRSSTANIDPEAMAARAIKADVKFNKDEILRQMGQFYTQCELYEMTGCVHTAKLFVSGEQFFIGEDIAQHNTIDKAVGKAVLAGSQLQNSFLMVSGRLSSEMVAKAVMHGIPVLVSRTAPTSLGVVIARKFNLTLCGFARGENINVYSGAERIRE